Proteins from a single region of Candidatus Binataceae bacterium:
- a CDS encoding zinc-binding dehydrogenase, whose protein sequence is QPGDTVAIFGCGPVGLCAIMSAKLFGPAQVIAVDSLPYRLDLARKLGAFAVDAKEAHETILARTEGRGADVTIEAVGNEGALNAAIMAARGGGTVSVIGAFVTPTFNFPIGLAFGRDLTFRIGLANINAHIPALARCIERGVIDPRPLISHVLPLDEAAHGYEIFNARKDNVVKVLLKP, encoded by the coding sequence CCAGCCCGGTGACACGGTCGCGATCTTCGGATGCGGCCCGGTCGGGCTCTGCGCCATCATGAGCGCGAAGCTCTTCGGCCCTGCGCAGGTTATCGCCGTCGACAGCCTGCCCTACCGCCTCGACCTCGCGCGCAAGCTAGGTGCATTCGCTGTCGACGCGAAAGAGGCGCACGAGACGATCCTCGCCCGCACCGAAGGACGCGGCGCCGACGTGACGATCGAGGCGGTTGGCAACGAGGGCGCGCTCAACGCCGCCATCATGGCGGCGCGCGGCGGCGGAACGGTCTCGGTCATCGGCGCGTTCGTGACTCCCACCTTCAATTTTCCGATCGGCCTCGCCTTCGGCCGCGATCTGACTTTCAGAATCGGCCTCGCTAACATCAACGCGCATATCCCGGCCCTCGCCCGATGTATCGAACGCGGCGTAATCGACCCGCGTCCGCTGATCTCGCACGTCTTGCCGCTCGACGAAGCGGCCCATGGCTACGAGATCTTCAACGCGCGCAAAGACAATGTCGTCAAGGTCCTGCTCAAGCCGTAG
- a CDS encoding enoyl-CoA hydratase/isomerase family protein yields MAEESVKLKIEGDIAYIGLNRPDKRNAVNGEMLQRLPRVIDEVDRADIRAIVLYGEGQAFSAGIDFGSLASDTGASSGVGGGPDLPRFRRFVRESQAALSRLESIEKPVIGALHGYVGGLGLEIALACDARIAAAGTRLGMPEVRIGLVPDVGGTTRLTRTVGYARSKELIMTARMIDAEEAERIGLVNRTVPAGNHLSIALELAREMARNAPLAVGLAKKIIDLGDNVDKNTFMELEALAQSTLLTTQDFREGAAAALQRREPSFKGR; encoded by the coding sequence ATGGCCGAAGAATCAGTCAAGCTCAAAATCGAAGGCGACATCGCCTACATCGGACTCAACCGACCCGACAAACGCAACGCCGTCAACGGCGAGATGCTCCAGCGGCTGCCGCGCGTGATCGACGAAGTCGATCGCGCCGATATCCGCGCGATCGTGCTCTATGGCGAAGGCCAGGCGTTTTCGGCCGGTATCGATTTCGGCTCGCTCGCCTCGGACACCGGCGCGTCGAGCGGTGTCGGCGGCGGCCCTGATCTGCCGCGCTTTCGCCGCTTCGTGCGCGAATCGCAGGCGGCACTCTCGAGGCTCGAAAGCATCGAAAAGCCCGTGATCGGCGCGCTGCATGGCTACGTCGGCGGACTTGGACTCGAAATAGCGCTGGCCTGCGATGCGCGTATCGCGGCTGCCGGCACCAGGCTCGGGATGCCCGAGGTTCGGATCGGCCTCGTCCCCGATGTTGGCGGCACCACGCGGCTCACGCGCACGGTAGGCTACGCCCGCTCCAAGGAACTGATCATGACAGCGCGGATGATCGACGCCGAGGAGGCCGAGCGCATCGGACTCGTCAATCGCACCGTTCCGGCCGGCAATCACCTGTCGATTGCACTGGAGCTCGCGCGCGAGATGGCGCGCAACGCGCCGCTGGCAGTCGGCCTCGCCAAGAAGATCATCGACCTCGGCGACAACGTCGACAAGAATACGTTCATGGAATTGGAAGCGCTCGCGCAGAGCACGTTGCTCACGACGCAGGATTTCCGCGAAGGCGCGGCCGCGGCTTTGCAGCGCCGCGAGCCGAGCTTCAAGGGGCGCTGA
- a CDS encoding RNA-binding protein, with protein sequence MGRRLYVGNLAWTVTDQDLHDAFSEAGKVDSSQVIIDRATNRSRGFGFVEMATEEAADAAVKKLNGREIKGRPIRVNEAQARSGGDRGPRRDH encoded by the coding sequence ATGGGCCGCAGACTGTACGTTGGGAACCTGGCTTGGACTGTCACCGATCAGGATTTGCACGACGCGTTTTCAGAAGCGGGAAAGGTGGATAGCTCCCAAGTCATCATCGATCGCGCGACGAATCGCTCACGCGGCTTTGGATTCGTCGAAATGGCTACCGAAGAGGCGGCTGACGCAGCGGTCAAGAAGCTCAATGGCCGCGAAATCAAGGGCCGCCCGATTCGCGTCAATGAAGCACAGGCGCGCAGCGGAGGCGATCGCGGTCCGCGCCGCGACCACTAG